In a single window of the Pontibacter russatus genome:
- a CDS encoding DUF3078 domain-containing protein — MKKTLIFLAILLSNSAMVIAQSEADTTWRRTFDAGLNLNQAAFSDNWKAGGISSMGLNTYLNARADYVNGKISWDNEAQLQYGFIKNKGEDQRKSIDRLYLDTKYGYAISSDWNAFFSVNFLSQFTKGYEYDIDADGNDRLISNFLSPGFLTFAIGAEYKPNPYFSLRLSPFAPRFTFLTDDAVAENERYGVPEGKTVRSEWLAAMIQASYARDIMTNVNLKLNYMAYINYQELSAKQIDHLFNAALTAKVNDYINVSLMANAIYDNDQDSDIQYNQSLGLGILYTMKGFTLR, encoded by the coding sequence ATGAAGAAAACTTTAATATTCTTGGCAATTCTATTATCAAATTCTGCCATGGTTATTGCCCAGTCAGAAGCCGATACAACCTGGCGGAGAACATTTGATGCGGGTTTGAACTTAAACCAGGCGGCTTTCAGCGATAACTGGAAAGCAGGCGGTATCAGCTCTATGGGCCTAAACACATACCTCAACGCCCGGGCCGACTATGTCAATGGCAAAATTTCCTGGGACAACGAGGCACAACTGCAATATGGGTTTATTAAAAACAAAGGTGAAGACCAGCGCAAAAGCATCGATCGCCTATACCTGGATACAAAGTATGGTTATGCTATCTCTTCTGACTGGAACGCATTTTTTTCTGTCAATTTCCTCTCGCAGTTCACGAAGGGGTATGAGTATGATATAGATGCCGACGGCAACGACCGACTGATTTCTAATTTCCTCTCACCTGGCTTTCTGACTTTTGCAATAGGCGCAGAGTACAAGCCTAATCCTTATTTCTCGCTGCGCCTGAGTCCTTTCGCACCGCGCTTCACTTTTTTGACTGATGATGCAGTAGCTGAAAACGAGCGGTATGGCGTACCGGAAGGAAAGACTGTCAGATCAGAGTGGTTGGCTGCGATGATACAAGCCAGCTATGCCCGTGACATAATGACCAATGTTAATCTTAAGCTCAATTACATGGCTTACATTAACTACCAGGAGCTGTCTGCCAAGCAAATTGACCACCTATTCAACGCTGCGCTAACCGCCAAAGTAAACGACTACATTAACGTGAGCCTGATGGCTAACGCCATATATGACAACGACCAGGATTCTGACATTCAGTACAACCAATCATTAGGACTGGGCATCCTCTATACCATGAAAGGGTTCACATTGCGGTAA
- a CDS encoding CsgE family curli-type amyloid fiber assembly protein, which produces MEQHPASSAALEIDGLIVDETITKIGRDFYETFHRQWEPPPMAKDYIILIKERPMMGNGAFVKVIVNEEEVIEYQLQPRHDLIEEASGYTVSVVYEFLVNDQLNRQLEAEGRKEKEVY; this is translated from the coding sequence TTGGAACAGCATCCTGCAAGTTCTGCCGCTCTGGAGATCGACGGCCTGATTGTAGATGAAACCATCACGAAAATAGGCCGCGACTTCTATGAAACTTTCCACCGCCAGTGGGAGCCGCCTCCGATGGCAAAGGATTATATAATCCTAATAAAAGAAAGGCCCATGATGGGGAACGGCGCCTTTGTTAAAGTCATTGTGAATGAGGAAGAAGTCATAGAATACCAACTGCAGCCCCGGCATGACCTGATAGAGGAGGCGTCTGGTTATACCGTATCGGTTGTCTATGAATTCTTGGTTAATGACCAACTAAACAGGCAACTGGAGGCGGAGGGGAGAAAAGAGAAAGAAGTGTACTGA